A genome region from Eurosta solidaginis isolate ZX-2024a chromosome 2, ASM4086904v1, whole genome shotgun sequence includes the following:
- the aurB gene encoding aurora kinase B: MQKTQKKPPNRAELAKLIKEVPEEYQQHIQQMSLKMMQHPAYGHHYEWTTRDFEMGAPLGRGKFGRVYLARERTSNFILAMKVLFKAELEKGNVQRQVLREIEIQTRLKHPNILRLLTWFHDESRIYLALEIASEGELYKHLRNSPHRRFEEPRAAKYTYQVADALEYCHLNNVIHRDLKPENILLTSSDDVKLADFGWSAHTLSNKRKTLCGTLDYLPPEMVDGQIYDHSVDHWCLGILCYEFLVGSAPFESSDNEKTYEKIRRLEVYYPSHLSSGAKDLIAKLLRKSNNGRISLVEVMKHPWVKDNMAKRNALIEEKLKREKANEN; this comes from the exons ATGCAGAAAACACAAAAGAAACCTCCAAATAGAGCCGAATTAGCTAAATTGATTAAAGAAGTGCCTGAAGAATACCAACAGCACATACAACAAATGTCATTAAAAATGATGCAGCATCCCGCTTATGGCCATCA TTACGAATGGACTACGCGGGATTTTGAAATGGGGGCACCACTAGGACGTGGAAAATTCGGCAGAGTTTACTTAGCTCGCGAACGCACATCCAATTTCATATTAGCAATGAAAGTGTTGTTCAAAGCTGAATTGGAGAAGGGTAATGTGCAGCGACAGGTATTAAGAGAAATTGAAATACAAACGCGTCTTAA GCATCCAAATATATTACGCTTGCTAACTTGGTTTCATGACGAGAGCCGTATATACCTTGCGCTCGAAATTGCCTCAGAGGGCGAACTATATAAACATCTTCGCAATTCACCACATCGCCGTTTCGAAGAGCCGCGCGCTGCTAAATATACTTATCAAGTAGCTGATGCGCTCGAATATTGTCATCTTAATAACGTAATACATCGGGATTTGAAGCCTGAGAATATACTGTTAACGTCCTCCGACGATGTTAAGCTTGCAGATTTCGGCTGGTCAGCACACACGTTATCAAATAA gCGTAAAACTTTGTGTGGTACTTTAGATTATTTGCCACCAGAAATGGTGGATGGACAAATATATGATCATTCGGTTGATCATTGGTGCTTGGGTATATTATGCTATGAGTTTTTAGTTGGGAGTGCACCTTTCGAATCAAGTGACAATGAGAAAACTTATGAGAAAATTAGACGGCTTGAGGTATATTATCCTTCACATTTGAGTAGTGGTGCCAAGGATCTTATTGCAAAG CTGCTGCGTAAATCCAATAATGGTCGTATATCACTTGTCGAAGTAATGAAGCATCCCTGGGTGAAGGATAATATGGCTAAAAGAAACGCATTGATAGAGGAGAAACTGAAGCGTGAAAAAGCAAATGAGAATTGA